In the Xiphias gladius isolate SHS-SW01 ecotype Sanya breed wild chromosome 7, ASM1685928v1, whole genome shotgun sequence genome, cagtggcataGGCAAGCTCACAGGAAGCCGCACTTTTTCCTACGCTTTCTCCCTAGGTAGTGactgtcacttttttaaaaacatattttatgtgGGAGCTGAAGAAATGTCTcagatttaagtttttgtttttttaaattcgtATGCACTTATAGTGAACAAAGATTAGCAGTAAGTAACATCACATAGAAACCAGGGGGGGGTCCTTACTGACTGTTTCAGTTGTGTTGGTCTCCACCAGCCTTTCAGAGGTCCTGGTTATTAGTGCTAATGCTATTGTAATagtgacatactgtatcaaACCCCAGCACATAAACTTTGTAACAGTTAAACGAATCACATGCAGAACCACACACTAATATATGATCAACAATGGATGTAATGGATGTTATTGTTGCTGTTTGAATGCaaataaggaaacaaaaaacGAACAGTGCTAGAGGTTGTTTTACTGAATGATCTAAAAATCTGGTGGACGGGTGAGAAGGGGTTTAAGGTTTTTGTCCTCCTGCGTGTGCGTCAGAGACCTGCAGCGGCTGGGAGAACTGCAGACAGAGCTAGCTGGGGCTGCTGATTTCTGCGCTACATACCTGCGCTGCCAGCTGCTGCTCATGAAggtaggagtgtgtgtgggtctgtgttttgtctattATGCCTTGAAGCCTAATGTTAGTATGTGAAGGCTGATGATACTTTCGAGacaaaaatgctcaaaaaagcaattttggggaaaaatataACGTTACCCTGAGTTGAAGGAAACAGAATTGTGGTCTCCAAGGAAGGATCTTCATGTtttaccttttccttttttttcctcaggctcTGCAGGAGAAGATGTGGAACATGGCCGTCCCTCTTTGCCTCAAACAAAACGTCACGGCCACAGCGGCAGCTCAACAGGTCAGCACACCCACACGTTGGTATGACCACACCTGTGAGATCATTACGGGTGCCCTTAGTCTGTTTAAAGgtttgtgactgtgtttgtagATTCTAGAGGAAACCTACAAGCTGGAGTTTCTGTACAGCGGCTTGGAAAGCAGACAGGTGGCCACTATACATCATGTTCGCCTCCAGGCCAAAGCCCTGCAGCTCGTCCTGACTGCTCGCACCAGGCAAGGGtcagtgcagacacacacacacacacacacagttcttctGGTGTCCAGCGTTTTGGTCCCCACGTGTATAGTGTTTTCATACCCCATCAATATAGTaaaagaaaaccacacacacacatttaagacTTCATGTGGGCCACATCTGTATACAAAGAGCATCGGTCTGTACAGATGTTTCTTAgcctgtcatttttcttcaggTTGGATCCTCTGATCAGCAGCTGTGAGAGGTTTTTGCAGGACATTGAGTCTTTTCAGAGGTAATATCTCtatctctttgtgtgtgtatccttcTGTCTTTCAAACAACCATGGCATGTCGTGTCTGATCAGTCCCGACAAATTCATTTGGAGAGCACCTTTCAGTAACAAGGCacttcaaagtgctttacataggATATAATACTCTCGCGACTACGCGACTGGTAGTCGCTCACTGTGACGTAGGATGGGTGTCAAAAAGGGCAGAATTTTACTGAAGAGGCAAACTAAAATGAAATTGATTGAATTTTCAGACAGAGGAACTGTTGTATATTCTTGAAGATGCATcttgccaaaaataaaatgtttcgcctctgctgctgtgctgtttttgtttctgtgcatgGTTTAAAGAATAGTTTTTGTGGCAGAATTCGCCTTCTCCTTACTGGAATGTGTTGGTCCATGTAAACTTTCCCCGGCTCTCCACTCACTATCTCTTCATCCCATGACCTGCAGGTTGTTTCTGACAGAGCTGCCCCACCTCCAGGACAGCTTTGTGGATAAGCTTTTGGAGCTGATGCCCCGGCTGTCGTCCTGTAAACCGGTAGAGCTGGTGAAGATCCTCCAGACAACCCTCAGACAGAGTGGCCTGCTGCAGCTCAAACTGCCTGAACAGGTATAATGAATAGCAAAGTCAGTGAAGGCAGGCGGGGTGGCCACTGAACCAAAAAGGAACTTCCAGTACAGTCTTTCCCACTCTCAAGCAGTGTGTATTTGCAAGTACACCGTGGCATGGGTAGGAATTCTAGGACCATGAgatttgttttgccatttaaGGAATTTCCGACCGACAGCAGTGACGTACGGGTTTGATTTATTGagtacctttttgtttttttcgttaACGTTTCCTCGCTGGTTAACAGATCCACCGGGCGACAGCCACCATCATAGAGCCAACGGGGGAGTCTGACAATCCGCTGAGGTTCACATCTGGCCTGGTGGTGGCGCTAGACATCGATGCAATGCTAGAGCACGTCCAGGATCCCCAGAACAGTGTGAAAGTACAGGTCAGTTTCGTGAACAATGACATAACCAACCTCAGTTTCTCACTTGACATTTTGGGTTTGGGCCGGTGTCAGTCTTCGGCAATCCGTCGTAGATGGTGGCAGGCTGTTCATACTAGttctaaaaaactaaaaataccgGCTTAAAAAGTGGGTGTTCGTGCTAGAAAAAGAGGAACCAACTGAGCTTGACAGGGTCAGATCAGGCATGGTACAGTTTGGAATAAGGTTCAAATTaagaaaatgcttttgtttaaaaaaatatatatatatatatatatatatcaatcaTTAATTGTCACTTCAAAAGTTCAGTTCATAAAGATTAAAGTTCCTGCActagaaataaaacatactAGTTATatcaaaaaattacattatgtAATATTATACGGACATAGTATAACACAAACTTCAACGCAGTTTTCACTTGCTTATAATTTTATTGCTGAAATTCCTTATTTATCCACCCTTCAAAACTGTGgaagtttgttcttttttcctgttttgttttttttttttggggggggggttgcataTGTATGTGTCAGTCCTGTGGTCCAAGACTTGTTTTAACATCAGTGATTCCTCAACTTGCAGTAAAGCAGGGATGGTTTAGGACTGCATGGTCTGCAGAACCCCCTTTCAACCCCATCTGCCAATAATCGCCTTGTAATGCATTTGAAAACTTGCATCAGGGCTAGCTTACTTACAAACCTGCCACTGAATGCAGAGCAAATGAAGCAGTGCAAGTTACGATTCCCAGATGCCAAATGCCAAGGTTTCAGGTATTCTGAGTTTAAAGCGTGGATGTCGACTAAAGGTACGGCagcgtttttgtttttattcgcACACTCACTGTTACTTTTAGTCAGCAAATACTCTGGTTGGACGCTTAGTTCATTGATGCCGAAAATGGGATTTAAGGACTTATCAAAAACatgttgtcattaaaaaaatgtgtcttgttAAAGCTGTCTGCTCTTACATCCTGTGGAAAACCCTGAACCGTAGCTTGGGGGGCTCAGTGATGAGACTGTCCGCTATTCATAAAGCTACAGATTTTTGCAACAGCCACGTCTCCTTTCATTGGTGCCCTTAAGCTAAAACCCGTAAATGTCCGCCCATTCACTGTGGATACGAATGCTGGCTGAATCATCTGCTTTCTACGCACCATACCTGCCTTCTGTCTGCAGGTTCTGTATCCAGACGGGCAGAGTCATGTGATTCATCCCAAACCTGGAGACTTCAGAAAGCCTGGAcctgacagacacagactcaTCACACAAGTCTACCTCTCACACACCGCATGGACAGGTCAGTGGGAGAATTCAAGTGTTTCAGATCTACTTTTAATAAAGGTGTAAACATCAACCAAACTAATTCTGTCGGCTCTTCCAGTGCCCTTTCGCTTCTCTGCGTCTGCTTGCTATGTGTCCCAATCACATACCTGTTTCAACGCCAGCGTTAGCAGCCAGTGCTACTTCTATCTGGAATCGCAGCACGTTGAATTGTTTCCAAATGTAGCTTtcttattgttttcattatggaAGTCCAAGAGGGAGCGATACACTCCCCTACAGTTCCCCTCGTCAGGGTCCTCGGTCTGACTTCTCccctcttgtctttctcttcctcagaGCCGTCTCAAATTGAGGTGCGCCTCCTGCTGGCCTACAGCTCCTCCTcaacctccctctctccctcggCTTCCAAGCAGGGATGGAGCGACAGCATCGACAGCATCCCACCACCGGAGGCCGCCGTTGAGGGGACCATTCCGTTCAGCAAGCCAGTCAAAGTCTACATCATGCCCAAACCTGCCAGGCGCTAACAAATCCCGTAACAGAGGACAGACCGACAAGGCTCCGACTCGAGTTACTTggcttgtcctttttttttcttgatcagGACTGAAAGAGGATGCCAGCTCATCATCAGCTACGTTAAGGTCATTAATGTTTAGCTGTGTCAGTGCACTTTTCCATTCGCAATAACTCAAAACTGTACAGAAAAGGTGAAACAATTTTGCTTTGTCTTCAAAAcgcatttgtttttcaaatctaTCCAAGCGAACAGCATCTATAAATACCATCTATAACTAAGTAGTAAGAAGCACAGGAGTATTGATTTTGCTCATGGTGTGTCATTTGTACGGGGAATACTTTTGTACTCTTCAGTTGTTTCTTATGAAGATGTTTCTCATGTGATGGAGATGACTCGTTTTCCAATTTTATTATCTGTAgcataaaaagcagaaataaatttTTTTGCCTCATGACAattgtactgtacatttattaacTTTTACCAACAACTTATATCAGTGACAAAACTGAATTTCTCCCTGTTTACAAAACCGTTAGACTTGATCTCTTCAATTCACAAAAGCCATCCGAAGTGTTTTTCTCTGAGTTCACTGATTAATAACCTTGAACAGATTTCTCTGGATCCTTCCAAAGTCGCCAGTGCTCTTCTACGGCACAGCTAAAACAATCTGGGCTAAAATACGGGGTTTGCCCACTCATCAAGATTATCATTGCTGTAATGAAGAGATTTCAGTCTCCCCCTAAATCACTGGTCTGTAGCCAAGCTGCAAAGCTAGAGGAGACAGCTAGCTATACATCTGGCAACACAGACTGTGGGCCATGGTGCACTACGGGCTGCCCCCCATCTACTGTAGATCATCTCAGTTGGTGCGGCAAGACAAGGGACATCATTAACAGGTGGAGTGGAAGACCCCACCCACCTTGGCGCCCTGGCCAGCCAGTTTGTTGTATTCAGCAACAGCCTTCTCCGTCTGCAAGACTCTGACGTCGACACCTTTCTGCTTCACAAAGTCCAGAGTGGAGGAGGGAACCTGAGGGAGGAGGCGACGGCACAAACAGACTTAAATCGAGTCGACGCAGGAGGCGTTCCGCACACATTTTTGAGTTGAACAGAACATATGCGTTCCTGTTTTAATCGGGCTGGCTGTCTACGCAGGCTGCGTCACGGTTGGCGTTACGCAGGACCCAAAGAGCACTACACCCTGGCCCCGTATACACTCGGTCTCCATTTGTCATGGCAAAGGTTATCCGTGTTAATGAACACCCCAAACCAGTTAGTTGGATGATGGTGCAAGTGGACAGTCAACCCTTACCTGACTCCACTACCCATGATGGAAGCAGTGGTGTCAGGATAAAGTGAGAACACATCGAAGTCGAAACAGATTTTGCTCATTTTCCTTACGCTGTCGTGTTTTGTGGGAGGTTTAGACAGAAATCAcagaatgtgattttttttttttgggggggtttgaCCCTAAATTAGTTTGAATCATGGTGTTCAACGTATACATGCACCAAACAGTCCGAAGAGATTGGACCGTCTACCTGCAGCGCTTCGCTCATGCCTCTGCCGATTACCAGCAAGTCTATTCCCTTCTTCAGCACCTCCTCCACATCGGCAGGTTGTACTCCTGGGTAATGCTGTGGTGGGAAAAGCAAGAGAATGTGTAAACACCGCGAGTAGAGAGGAAACCACAGCTGGCAACGCTAGGTCCTGTCGTTGGTGAAACATCTGTATGTTCTGCTCTGTTGCTGACAATGTGCATCGCTGTACAGGtacatgtactgtgtgtgtaaatactaTGACTCTGGTTCCACTCACGTTGGTCCCAGTCTCTCTCCAGTCCCAGGCCCGGCTGCCTCCAGGCCAGACTTTACAGTCCTTGTAGCCGGATGAGCATCCCTTCACCTTCATGTGGCCCCAGGACAGAGAGGCGATCTCTGGAGAGGACATGGCCTGTGAGGAAGGAAGACAAGGAAGGGACACGGAGATAGATAATGACTGTGCAGACTAAGCACAGGTTGATATTTACTGTTATAGGGTCCCAACTAGGCCTGAGACGCGGAATGCTTCCGGCCAGGGCTGTCGCCGGTGTGGGGGCACAAACTTTGGGCCCAAGGTCTCAGACAAATCTTCGCCACGGGCAGTCTCATGTCCCCAAAACCCTAAACCATCCTCCTTCGGACATGACTCGCGGTGCGACCCAGGACCACCCTCCCCGAAAAAATCAAACGGTTTATAGGGGCTTTCGAGCCATGCAGTTCTTCAGAGTAAAGCGAAGGCCGTTTAGGAGACGTAGCCCCAAAACGATGCGCCAGTCCTCCGGACTCTTTAAACTCGGTATCTAAACCAGGGCTGTGTGGCCCGGCTGGGCGTCAAGGCACCGAGCAGAAACCCGCACCGTATCGACATCCCAGCTCGGGTCTTAACATTTCCGGcccaaagatttaaaaaaaaacaaaaacaaaaaaacacagcaaacctTAAACCGCGTATGCGACCGACTGGCCCCTTATGGGAGATTCTGCTTTCACTAGTGCCAactaaaccccccccccccccggcagGTCAGTAGTGCTGCTTCATGTGCTGCTGTTCCTGATACCTGAGGGGTGCAAACGCAGCCCACGCTTCCCGCTAACGCGTTGAAGCAGCGGCATGTAACTCCGCAGATCGTGGGCTGCAAAAGCCGAAGCCTGACTCTGAAGACTCTGCCGCTGTTCGTGGCCGACACGGGTTGACTGGGAGCTATTTTTAGTAATGGCCACAGGCGGCTCCGGCTGCCGACCGCAGcagtgaagcaaaacaaacaaatggctGCCTGTCAGGGTCTGTTGCCGCATTAATGCAAAAAGCCAAAAGGTCAAAGGGGATCAGAAGAGGAGCTGGGGAGCTGCTGTCAGTGGTTACTTAAGTTATAAGAGAGAAGATCGTGAGGCGAAGGCCGGTACCGCTGCTTTACCTTGTCTCGCTGTCAACACACTGGTCACACACCCCTGGAAGTGTTCTGCCCCTTTATTTAAAGGGAAACACCATCCACATTCACtcacgtacatacacacactggcCTTACCCGACAGACTGCATTTCCGTGGtgatatacataaacacacacacacacacacacacacacacacacacacacacacacacacacacacacacacacacacacaaacacaaagcgGATTCAATGAGAAAAGGTGACGAGACAAAtgacaatctacacattgacacaacccgaggctacagggggctgtggacctgcaggaattccatacacaccgtacactttgacccaacggctgacaaagattatttttacattttattagataaataatgcttatatttcccatcatgcaatgcggtatttccacaccaaaggctgacctcacatcatctagtcgatctatttgacctcctaaaaatgagcaacggcccaactgcaagttccagtgagccgaagctcaatcagactgcaacaaatgttgcttcatgtacatttgaaattcagagaagagaataaaactcgcaaagccaactcttctcacattacaaccacttgctgttagtgatgggcaactgacagtcctgctactagtacagacaaatcaactggaccaacagccaaatcaacacagccaattagtcagtgtggaaatcatgagacacggtgcttggggcaactccttcccctgatctcaaacaaatcagaggttgtcaagatcttccgtggacaacgtcaccgaatgatattccacatgcagaagagggGGGGCGCACCGTTCCGggagatactgcaataccaggtcgatgcgtggagtggacggagcaagcccctattccatctccctgctccaaaaagcaatttaatatatggtccccGGGTAGGGGAcgtatcagatattaaactgataagaacagatactacacttgatcttagccaaaaggccgaAGCGATAACGGGAAAGGGTCGGAGGGAACGGCCTCCTTCTCCGCACAGGCccggtcactgagaggtccgacggtgaatgatgtgcttaggcgacacccagtaaaacacaaaacaagttcactgagcgttttgaccagtgaaataccctgcaaacgcacgacatctttctggatttatttcaacggaaaaaataacccaggcatttataatgcagtgcctgggctcgtcttggtcacttggtaagctctcatccggtggtaatagaaaccatcagaaactgagatcttattcacagcctcgatagaaacaaaactgcagcaggtaaagaccgggagcccatgtcggcaaatgttgcccacgttaaacatacaacaaatctaagggagTTTGAGTAAGCTGAAGTGAACGATAAGATATNNNNNNNNNNNNNNNNNNNNNNNNNNNNNNNNNNNNNNNNNNNNNNNNNNNNNNNNNNNNNNNNNNNNNNNNNNNNNNNNNNNNNNNNNNNNNNNNNNNNNNNNNNNNNNNNNNNNNNNNNNNNNNNNNNNNNNNNNNNNNNNNNNNNNNNNNNNNNNNNNNNNNNNNNNNNNNNNNNNNNNNNNNNNNNNNNNNNNNNNNNNNNNNNNNNNNNNNNNNNNNNNNNNNNNNNNNNNNNNNNNNNNNNNNNNNNNNNNNNNNNNNNNNNNNNNNNNNNNNNNNNNNNNNNNNNNNNNNNNNNNNNNNNNNNNNNNNNNNNNNNNNNNNNNNNNNNNNNNNNNNNNNNNNNNNNNNNNNNNNNNNNNNNNNNNNNNNNNNNNNNNNNNNNNNNNNNNNNNNNNNNNNNNNNNNNNNNNNNNNNNNNNNNNNNNNNNNNNNNNNNNNNNNNNNNNNNNNNNNNNNNNNNNNNNNNNNNNNNNNNNNNNNNNNNNNNNNNNNNNGTTTGAGGAGCGGCCTCCTTCTCCGCACAGGccggtcactgagaggtccggcggtgaatgatgtgcttaagcgacacccagtaaaacacaaaacaagttcactgagcgttttgaccagtgaaataccctgcaagcgcacgacatctttctggatttatttcaacggaaaaaataacccaggcatttataatgcagtgcctgggctcgtcttggtcacttggtaagctctcatccggtggtaatagaaaccatcagaaactgagatcttattcacagcctcgatagaaacaaaactgcagcaggtaaagaccgggagcccatgtcggcaaatgttgcccgttaaacatacaacaaatctaagggagtttgagtaagctgaagtgaacgataagatattgtcagattcttcttcactgactgaccgtttgcttccacatacgtgtgagggaatattgttcatattatcagatggattgcctctgctgaataaagcggcgggaagaaatgacatggtactgattcccacattaatagacaatgtttaacagcgGCCGACGTCAAATCCGTCGCTACGCTGGGCGACATTTGCCGTAAATACACATTGAGACGGTCAGcgtttggagatcagttgcctgcctttatagtccacagtttaccagggGAGAGCGCGAGCATGATCCCCactatcagaaattgtgcagtcgagattcccacatttggggaattcgcAGGGTCAACACAACCgagtgcaatggctgagcctcgccctgg is a window encoding:
- the aamdc gene encoding mth938 domain-containing protein, translating into MSSPEIASLSWGHMKVKGCSSGYKDCKVWPGGSRAWDWRETGTNHYPGVQPADVEEVLKKGIDLLVIGRGMSEALQVPSSTLDFVKQKGVDVRVLQTEKAVAEYNKLAGQGAKVGGVFHSTC